The Impatiens glandulifera chromosome 3, dImpGla2.1, whole genome shotgun sequence genome contains a region encoding:
- the LOC124930180 gene encoding uncharacterized protein LOC124930180 produces the protein MVETRQQSEIDALRASIETLTASFLDVNTRLDRRLDTIETRMKATEEQIHIFGQENRHRGHEGNGRQNPPRDRNVRHIPPTRLTKVDFPRFDGTEVEGWLISAEQFFRVDKTEDETKTDIAPIHFTGNARMWYGSYLQQRNHREILTWEVFRRDLLAHFGPSMYDTPMRQICIYDRMRNQSWEYVIECYLAGLNEEIADAVKLRNPETLNEAMSMAKAQESIYRSLWSRGHLYSKLAPLLPKPVGPSTNRTSFSGIPHASSSGGNQGSMKQLEPAVFDEKRRKGLCYKCDQKWEPNHKCKTKLFMISANEEEALPDVQLVQETVVDDPSLLQPNSVEEPAISLHALTGSKNFQTLQIRGKIGSLPVVILIDTGITHNFINSRILRNIGHEAMKTQVLSVKVADGSTLFCSSICKNLKWSMEGKDYQADMKVLTMTGYDMVLGIEWLITLGTSAWNFEKLTFSFEMEGATITLQGIPQTQINLIEGHQLEKLLRKGSLAAMVQAKTENEAQFFALITRAQEEVSEDLQGLLDDFSTLFQQPDGLPPTREHRSCVLTPLSLPGPAEIRN, from the exons ATGGTGGAAACCCGACAACAGTCAGAGATTGATGCCCTTCGTGCTTCCATCGAAACGTTAACTGCCTCCTTTCTTGATGTGAACACTAGATTGGATCGTAGATTGGACACTATTGAAACTCGTATGAAGGCCACTGAAGAAcaaattcatatttttggcCAAGAAAATCGTCATAGGGGACATGAGGGTAATGGCCGTCAGAACCCTCCACGTGATAGAAACGTTCGACATATTCCTCCAACCCGACTCACCAAAGTCGACTTTCCTCGATTTGATGGAACCGAAGTGGAAGGTTGGCTCATATCTGCAGAACAATTTTTCCGCGTTGATAAGACAGAGGATGAAACCAAAACAGACATTGCTCCAATCCATTTTACGGGCAACGCCAGAATGTGGTACGGTTCCTATTTGCAGCAACGCAATCATCGGGAAATCTTGACGTGGGAAGTGTTCAGAAGGGATCTACTAGCACATTTTGGTCCCTCTATGTATGACACCCCCATGAGACAGATATGCATCTACGACAGAATGAGGAATCAGTCAT GGGAGTACGTGATAGAATGTTACCTGGCGGGTCTGAACGAGGAAATTGCAGATGCTGTCAAACTTAGAAATCCAGAAACTTTGAACGAGGCTATGTCGATGGCCAAAGCCCAAGAATCAATATACAGATCCCTGTGGAGCAGAGGACACTTGTATAGTAAATTAGCCCCTTTACTGCCCAAACCAGTCGGGCCAAGTACCAACCGAACTTCTTTTTCGGGCATTCCTCATGCATCTTCTTCTGGAGGGAATCAGGGCTCGATGAAACAATTAGAACCTGCTGTATTCGATGAGAAAAGGAGAAAAGGCCTTTGTTACAAATGTGATCAGAAATGGGAACCAAACCACAAGTGTAAAACAAAGTTGTTCATGATCTCGGCTAATGAGGAAGAAGCCTTACCAGACGTCCAATTGGTTCAAGAAACGGTTGTTGACGATCCTTCATTGTTGCAGCCCAATTCAGTGGAGGAGCCCGCCATTTCTCTACATGCCTTAACCGGTTCCAAGAATTTCCAAACTCTCCAGATCCGGGGCAAGATTGGGAGTCTGCCGGTAGTGATCCTTATCGACACAGGCATCACTCACAACTTCATTAACAGCAGGATACTAAGAAATATAGGCCACGAGGCTATGAAAACTCAAGTGTTGTCGGTAAAAGTGGCAGACGGTTCAACCCTGTTTTGTTCCAGCATTTGCAAAAACCTGAAATGGTCCATGGAAGGTAAAGATTATCAAGCGGATATGAAAGTTCTTACTATGACAGGTTATGATATGGTGTTGGGCATAGAGTGGTTAATTACTCTAGGCACTTCAGCCtggaattttgaaaaacttacattttcttttgaaatggaGGGTGCAACTATTACCTTGCAAGGGATACCCCAAACACAAATTAATCTTATAGAGGGTCACCAgttggagaaattgttaaggaAGGGCAGCCTGGCTGCCATGGTACAAGCAAAAACAGAGAATGAAGCCCAGTTCTTTGCACTTATCACAAGAGCCCAGGAAGAGGTTTCTGAAGATCTTCAGGGGTTGCTTGATGATTTTAGTACTCTGTTCCAGCAGCCGGATGGCTTACCACCTACAAGAGAGCACCGAAGCTGTGTGCTTACACCCTTATCGCTACCCGGCCCTGCAGAAATCAGAAATTGA